Proteins encoded together in one Leisingera methylohalidivorans DSM 14336 window:
- a CDS encoding winged helix-turn-helix transcriptional regulator — MLYCPVNMACEVLQPRWTIHILAEMWWGTSRFNDFRRAIPRMSPSLLSKRLAELEHRGLIERVEDKATGKVEYLRTQAAVELEPIIDVLGKWAYRNADSSEEVCNAEPGAFVWNLRRSIDAEALPARRVVIKLHFPDQPKTEQNYWITARPRAPVDVCYIDPGYDIDLYITCELAILVSVYFGYSSLTREIENDRINLIGKASIARSIDRWLILSSFARDAPIGSDVK, encoded by the coding sequence ATGCTCTACTGCCCGGTCAATATGGCCTGCGAAGTGTTGCAGCCACGCTGGACCATCCACATTCTGGCTGAGATGTGGTGGGGCACTTCCCGCTTTAACGATTTTCGCCGTGCTATCCCGCGAATGTCGCCCTCGTTGCTTTCCAAGCGGTTGGCGGAGTTGGAGCATCGTGGTCTGATCGAGCGTGTTGAAGATAAGGCTACTGGTAAAGTGGAGTATCTGCGAACTCAGGCGGCCGTCGAGCTCGAGCCGATCATCGATGTGCTCGGCAAATGGGCTTATCGCAATGCAGATAGCAGCGAGGAAGTATGCAACGCCGAACCTGGCGCTTTCGTGTGGAACCTGCGCCGATCCATTGATGCCGAAGCACTTCCTGCCCGTAGAGTAGTGATCAAACTGCATTTTCCCGATCAGCCCAAAACTGAGCAGAACTATTGGATCACAGCCAGACCACGAGCGCCGGTCGATGTCTGCTATATCGATCCGGGTTACGACATCGATCTTTACATCACTTGTGAACTGGCGATTCTTGTGTCGGTCTATTTCGGCTATTCCAGTCTGACAAGGGAGATCGAGAACGACCGGATCAACCTGATCGGGAAAGCCTCGATCGCTCGCAGCATTGATCGGTGGCTTATCCTGAGCTCTTTCGCACGGGACGCGCCAATTGGGTCCGACGTCAAATGA
- a CDS encoding PhzF family phenazine biosynthesis protein, translating into MPNLPVSLHAAFAAAPLGGNIGGVVYEDEPLSAECRQRIAADLAAPTTGFVTENEDGSFHVRYHSSLREMDMCGHVTVAIFAAMFEDERITEGRYEQHTRAGIIPVEVDSGGKIWMSQPLPRFDLNAVSVAEAAPLLGLESKAIIDVASASSALRHVFVEVPDEQTLARLRPDDEGLRGLSASRGIDTIGVWCWQSGGQGRLRVRLRDLCHGVGDPEEAASGTTNGALACHIHRAGRIDAATNGEVRMIGEQGFEMGRASRVETILTEHSGNIASVRVGGHAEARLKGQYFLK; encoded by the coding sequence ATGCCAAATCTCCCGGTCTCTTTGCACGCTGCTTTCGCGGCTGCCCCCTTAGGAGGTAACATTGGAGGCGTCGTATATGAAGATGAGCCGCTGTCAGCAGAATGCCGTCAAAGAATCGCGGCCGATCTAGCCGCTCCAACGACGGGTTTTGTCACTGAGAACGAGGATGGATCATTTCATGTGCGTTATCACTCCAGTCTTCGTGAAATGGACATGTGTGGACATGTGACCGTCGCCATTTTCGCCGCAATGTTCGAGGACGAACGCATAACCGAAGGGCGCTACGAACAGCATACACGGGCGGGAATAATTCCCGTTGAAGTAGATTCAGGGGGCAAAATTTGGATGAGCCAGCCGCTCCCCCGTTTTGATCTAAATGCAGTCAGTGTCGCAGAGGCTGCGCCGCTTCTAGGACTTGAGAGCAAGGCTATCATCGATGTGGCGTCGGCATCTTCGGCCCTACGGCATGTGTTCGTTGAGGTGCCGGATGAACAGACACTCGCGCGCCTGCGACCGGACGATGAAGGCCTGCGTGGACTGAGCGCATCAAGAGGCATCGACACTATTGGCGTGTGGTGCTGGCAAAGCGGTGGACAAGGCAGGTTGCGCGTACGTTTGCGCGACCTGTGCCACGGCGTAGGCGATCCGGAAGAGGCTGCGAGTGGAACTACAAATGGGGCGTTGGCCTGCCACATTCATCGCGCCGGAAGAATCGACGCAGCAACCAACGGCGAGGTTAGAATGATAGGTGAGCAGGGTTTCGAAATGGGCCGTGCGAGTAGAGTGGAAACTATTTTGACCGAACATTCCGGGAATATCGCCAGCGTCCGGGTTGGTGGACATGCAGAGGCACGATTGAAGGGCCAATACTTCCTAAAATAA
- a CDS encoding putative 2-aminoethylphosphonate ABC transporter permease subunit, with the protein MSDATLPNTATGKAIHGKPIRGKLSRDDIIMRGSMIVIGLYLLITMVFPLYAMLSKSFSTYTFDLAAYEVQVSDETGGNFSDPTTFATLNARLDVLEDRDLNAGSDGRLGVTQFFPGFSFRSPVNYRLRNTADSGRFLIGSTLNDGTDWVELDSNTFRRVQLRPVESRGLDNFKAYFDTPALSNSIKNSAMIAVVSTVITVFLAFWFAYALNRSCMRFKGLFRLVAMAPILVPSLLPGIALVYLFGNQGMLKELLFGASIYGPIGIIIGSVFFTFPHAFLIISTALSISDARLYEASVVLRGSPWRTFWTVTIPGARYGLVSAAFVVFNLVITDFGLPKVIGGQFNVLAVDIYKQVIGQQNFEMGAVVSVVLILPAIVAFAIDRLVQSKQVALLSARSVPYAPSPNVRLDWTLFGFSSLIAIFILGVLGVCQFAALVKFWPYDLSFSLNNYQFDRMDGGGWGAYFNSIKLGLLTAVIGTAVVFFGAYLVEKSNGFRTGRTLFQMFAMLPMAIPGMVLGLAYIFFFNNPDNPLNFIYGTMAILVVSTVTHFYTVSHLTATTALQQMDREFESVSASLKQPTLKLFTRVTVPVSMPAIFDISIYLFVNAMTTVSAVVFLYSPKTSLASIAVLNMDDAGDIAPAAAMGMMIFYTNAAARVFHLIASRGVLTRTQAWRNK; encoded by the coding sequence ATGAGCGACGCAACACTCCCCAACACTGCGACCGGCAAGGCAATTCACGGCAAGCCCATTCGAGGCAAACTGTCCCGCGATGATATCATCATGCGCGGCAGCATGATCGTCATCGGCCTCTATCTGCTGATCACGATGGTCTTTCCGCTCTATGCGATGCTGTCCAAATCGTTCTCGACCTACACCTTCGACCTCGCGGCCTATGAGGTGCAGGTCAGCGACGAGACCGGCGGCAACTTTTCGGACCCGACGACCTTTGCCACGCTGAACGCCCGGCTGGACGTACTGGAGGACCGCGACCTCAATGCCGGTTCGGACGGTCGTCTGGGCGTCACGCAGTTCTTTCCCGGCTTCAGCTTTCGCAGCCCGGTCAACTATCGGCTCCGCAACACGGCCGACAGCGGCCGCTTCCTGATCGGATCGACGCTGAACGACGGCACCGACTGGGTTGAACTCGACAGCAACACCTTCCGCCGCGTGCAGCTGCGCCCGGTGGAATCGAGGGGGCTGGACAACTTCAAGGCCTATTTCGACACGCCGGCGCTGTCGAACTCGATCAAGAATTCCGCCATGATTGCGGTGGTCAGCACGGTCATCACCGTCTTCCTCGCTTTCTGGTTTGCCTATGCGCTCAACCGCTCATGCATGCGCTTCAAGGGGTTGTTCCGGCTGGTGGCGATGGCGCCCATCCTGGTGCCGTCCTTGCTGCCCGGTATCGCGCTGGTCTATCTCTTTGGCAACCAGGGCATGTTGAAGGAGCTGCTCTTCGGGGCGTCGATCTATGGCCCTATCGGGATCATCATAGGGTCGGTTTTCTTTACCTTTCCGCATGCGTTCCTGATCATTTCCACGGCGCTTTCGATCTCGGACGCGCGGCTTTACGAGGCGTCGGTGGTGCTGCGTGGCAGCCCTTGGCGGACGTTCTGGACCGTCACCATTCCCGGCGCACGTTATGGTCTGGTGTCTGCGGCCTTTGTCGTCTTCAACCTCGTGATCACCGATTTCGGGCTGCCAAAAGTTATCGGCGGGCAATTCAACGTTCTCGCGGTGGACATCTACAAGCAGGTGATCGGACAGCAGAACTTTGAGATGGGCGCCGTGGTTTCAGTGGTGCTGATCCTTCCGGCGATTGTCGCCTTTGCGATTGACCGGCTGGTGCAGAGCAAGCAGGTGGCCCTGCTGTCAGCACGCTCCGTACCCTATGCGCCGTCGCCGAACGTCAGACTGGACTGGACGCTGTTTGGCTTTTCCAGCCTTATCGCAATCTTCATCCTCGGTGTCCTGGGCGTCTGCCAATTCGCGGCGCTGGTGAAATTCTGGCCCTATGACCTGAGCTTCAGCCTCAACAATTATCAGTTCGACCGGATGGATGGCGGCGGATGGGGGGCGTACTTCAATTCCATCAAACTCGGTCTGCTGACTGCGGTGATCGGGACAGCGGTGGTCTTCTTCGGTGCCTACCTTGTCGAGAAATCAAATGGCTTCAGAACCGGACGCACGCTGTTTCAGATGTTTGCCATGCTGCCCATGGCAATCCCGGGGATGGTGCTGGGCTTGGCCTATATCTTTTTTTTCAACAATCCCGACAATCCGCTCAATTTCATCTATGGCACAATGGCCATTCTCGTGGTCTCGACGGTGACGCACTTCTATACCGTGTCTCACCTGACTGCGACGACGGCATTGCAGCAGATGGACCGGGAATTCGAATCCGTATCGGCCTCGTTGAAGCAGCCTACCCTCAAGCTCTTTACCCGGGTAACGGTACCGGTCAGCATGCCGGCGATCTTCGATATCTCGATTTACCTCTTCGTGAATGCTATGACGACAGTCTCGGCGGTGGTGTTTCTGTACTCGCCGAAAACCTCTCTGGCGTCGATTGCGGTGCTGAACATGGATGATGCAGGCGATATTGCGCCGGCTGCGGCCATGGGCATGATGATTTTTTACACCAATGCCGCAGCCCGTGTTTTCCACCTGATCGCATCCCGCGGCGTCCTGACGCGCACCCAAGCGTGGCGCAACAAGTAG
- a CDS encoding putative 2-aminoethylphosphonate ABC transporter ATP-binding protein has protein sequence MQINGNGAYLKIENLWKYFGNFLALEDITLEIEEGELICFLGPSGCGKTTLLRAIAGLNLQSQGTITQGGRDISKLPPSERDFGIVFQSYALFPNLTIEKNVAYGLENTGRSKSEIAARVSELLSLVGLSEQSKKYPAQLSGGQQQRIALARAIATNPGLLLLDEPLSALDAKVRVHLRHEIKELQRKLGVTTVMVTHDQEEALAMADRIVVMNQGVIEQVGSPTEIYRDPQSLFVADFIGEMNQIPATAVSKDQVRLGSGVMDCTPHGFGDGEQIIAAIRPNDVIPHGDSAHSLGRDDIVETEANAIDVKVGEMEFLGSFWRCRLSHEVFGANDLFADFSINAVRRLDLQEGSNMLIELPKARLMAFARTEQYA, from the coding sequence GTGCAGATTAACGGCAATGGTGCATATCTCAAAATCGAGAACCTGTGGAAATATTTTGGCAATTTCCTGGCGCTGGAAGACATCACTCTCGAGATCGAAGAGGGTGAGTTAATCTGCTTTCTCGGGCCTTCGGGGTGCGGCAAAACAACGTTGCTGCGTGCCATTGCTGGTCTGAATCTGCAATCGCAAGGGACAATCACACAGGGCGGCAGGGACATTTCCAAACTGCCACCGTCAGAGCGGGATTTCGGCATCGTTTTTCAATCCTATGCGCTGTTTCCCAACCTGACCATCGAAAAGAACGTGGCCTACGGACTCGAAAATACTGGCCGAAGCAAATCCGAGATCGCGGCCCGCGTGTCTGAGTTGCTTTCGCTTGTCGGTTTGTCGGAACAGAGCAAGAAATATCCCGCGCAGCTTTCAGGTGGACAGCAGCAACGCATCGCGCTTGCCCGCGCCATCGCGACAAATCCGGGGCTTCTGCTACTGGACGAGCCGCTTTCGGCGCTGGATGCCAAGGTGCGCGTGCATCTGCGGCACGAGATCAAGGAACTGCAACGCAAGCTGGGCGTCACGACGGTCATGGTGACCCATGATCAGGAAGAAGCGCTGGCCATGGCGGACAGGATCGTAGTGATGAACCAGGGTGTGATCGAGCAGGTTGGCTCTCCTACCGAGATCTACCGCGATCCGCAGTCTCTCTTTGTGGCCGATTTTATCGGCGAGATGAACCAGATCCCTGCCACCGCGGTCTCGAAGGATCAGGTCCGTCTCGGTTCCGGTGTGATGGATTGTACCCCGCATGGTTTCGGTGATGGTGAACAGATCATCGCGGCGATCCGCCCCAATGACGTCATTCCGCACGGCGACAGTGCGCATTCTCTCGGGCGGGACGATATCGTCGAGACCGAGGCCAACGCGATAGATGTGAAGGTCGGAGAAATGGAGTTCCTCGGATCGTTCTGGCGCTGTCGCCTTTCGCACGAAGTCTTCGGCGCGAATGACCTGTTTGCCGATTTCTCGATCAACGCGGTTCGGCGGCTGGACCTGCAGGAAGGGTCGAACATGCTTATCGAATTGCCCAAGGCGCGCCTGATGGCTTTTGCCCGCACGGAGCAGTACGCATGA
- a CDS encoding putative 2-aminoethylphosphonate ABC transporter substrate-binding protein, which produces MTFPIKAAIAGAVTATLVAGAAYAEAELTVYTGIEAEDLARYAETFNKSHPDITINWVRDSTGVITAKLLAERDNPQADVVWGLAASSLLMLKSEGMLEAYAPKGVEELDPKFVDQVNPPAWVGMDAWVASVCYNTIESEKLGLTPPTSWADLTAPQYKGHIIMPNPASSGTGYFDVSSWLQLFGEEDGWAYMDALHENIARYTHSGSAPCKLAAAGEIPIGISFAFRGAKSKEAGAPLEIIVPSEGVGWDMEATAIVAGTDQLEAAQKLLDFSVTKEANEMYNEGYAVVAYPGVAKPVEHFPENLVDAMINNDFEFAANNRAAILKEWQSRYDGKSDLN; this is translated from the coding sequence ATGACATTTCCAATCAAGGCGGCCATCGCGGGTGCCGTAACGGCCACGCTTGTGGCTGGCGCGGCCTACGCCGAGGCGGAGCTGACGGTCTATACCGGGATCGAGGCCGAGGATCTGGCACGCTATGCCGAAACCTTTAACAAAAGCCATCCTGACATCACCATCAACTGGGTGCGCGACTCGACCGGTGTTATCACGGCCAAGCTGTTAGCAGAACGTGACAACCCTCAGGCAGATGTGGTCTGGGGTCTGGCGGCATCCTCGCTTTTGATGCTGAAATCCGAAGGCATGCTCGAAGCCTATGCACCCAAAGGCGTGGAAGAGCTCGATCCGAAATTCGTCGATCAGGTCAACCCGCCGGCATGGGTGGGCATGGACGCCTGGGTCGCGTCGGTCTGCTATAACACCATCGAATCCGAGAAGCTGGGCCTGACCCCGCCGACCTCCTGGGCGGACCTGACCGCCCCGCAGTACAAAGGTCACATCATAATGCCGAACCCGGCCTCGTCCGGGACAGGTTACTTCGATGTGTCCAGCTGGTTGCAGCTCTTTGGCGAAGAGGACGGCTGGGCGTATATGGACGCGTTGCATGAGAACATCGCGCGCTATACACATTCCGGTTCCGCACCTTGCAAACTGGCAGCCGCCGGCGAAATTCCCATTGGCATCTCATTTGCCTTCCGGGGTGCGAAATCCAAGGAAGCCGGCGCCCCGCTCGAAATCATCGTGCCCAGCGAAGGTGTGGGCTGGGACATGGAAGCCACCGCAATCGTGGCCGGCACCGACCAGCTTGAAGCGGCGCAGAAGCTGCTCGACTTCTCCGTGACCAAGGAAGCGAACGAGATGTACAATGAGGGCTACGCTGTCGTGGCCTATCCCGGTGTGGCGAAACCGGTCGAGCATTTCCCCGAAAACCTTGTCGACGCAATGATCAATAATGACTTCGAGTTCGCGGCGAACAACCGGGCTGCCATCCTGAAGGAATGGCAGAGCCGGTATGATGGCAAGTCGGACCTGAACTGA
- a CDS encoding glycine cleavage T C-terminal barrel domain-containing protein, producing the protein MRDPEIQLWGGEAVLHDGVEIGEVRSAGYAHTLGGAVALCNVHAEVKIDKAFVENQNFEIDTAGLGSAANAYLRTPYDPTASRARLSFIYC; encoded by the coding sequence GTGAGGGATCCCGAGATTCAGTTGTGGGGCGGCGAAGCGGTGCTGCACGATGGTGTGGAAATCGGCGAGGTGCGTTCGGCCGGCTATGCTCACACGCTGGGCGGGGCCGTTGCACTTTGCAATGTGCACGCCGAGGTGAAGATCGACAAAGCCTTTGTGGAAAACCAGAATTTCGAGATCGACACTGCCGGATTGGGTAGCGCAGCGAACGCCTATCTGCGAACGCCCTACGATCCGACGGCGTCCCGCGCGCGCCTGAGCTTCATTTATTGTTGA
- a CDS encoding aminomethyltransferase family protein, with the protein MGPKSRDVLAAVTKADLSNEGFAFGTGQTIDCGYATAMANRMAYVGELGWELIVPTEFMAGVYETVMQATAAYGVRDAGYYVRDGLRLEKGFCAWSRELTPDIMPMQAGLSFAVDFDKPGGFVGMEALLAAKEDPTDLNRASCSWS; encoded by the coding sequence ATGGGCCCCAAGTCGCGCGATGTGCTGGCGGCGGTCACCAAGGCTGATCTTTCAAACGAAGGATTTGCTTTCGGGACCGGTCAAACGATTGATTGCGGCTACGCCACGGCCATGGCCAACCGGATGGCCTATGTCGGCGAATTGGGGTGGGAGTTGATCGTGCCGACCGAATTTATGGCCGGTGTCTACGAAACGGTGATGCAGGCCACGGCGGCATATGGAGTCCGCGATGCCGGTTATTACGTCCGCGACGGGCTGCGCTTGGAAAAAGGCTTTTGCGCCTGGAGCCGTGAACTTACCCCGGATATTATGCCGATGCAGGCCGGGCTGAGTTTTGCCGTCGATTTCGACAAACCCGGAGGCTTTGTCGGCATGGAAGCTCTGCTCGCTGCTAAGGAGGATCCGACGGATCTCAACCGCGCATCCTGCAGCTGGTCGTGA
- a CDS encoding DMT family transporter, translated as MSAETFFIVIFAAFLHALWNAIVKGAGDRALVLGLIASGHVVPGAVLIYLYGMPDSAAFPFIVATTVIHWGYYVLLNVAYRTGDLSVVYPVARGVAPVLIALGALVWADEHLPMMAWIGIFAVSGGIMLLAGETFAGQAARSGLVAAVGLAVVIASYSIVDGIGVRVSNNPGGYIGWIFAAEIFVVLYIFGTRWSRFRVMSPKAIWIGLIGGFVSGAAYGLVLLAKTTAPLGIVSALRETSVIFAALIGVLWFAEGPRRNRIVAAVVVASGVVLSVGARG; from the coding sequence ATGAGCGCTGAAACCTTTTTCATTGTGATATTTGCGGCCTTTCTTCACGCCTTGTGGAATGCCATCGTCAAGGGCGCCGGCGACAGGGCGCTGGTCTTAGGCCTCATCGCCTCGGGCCATGTCGTGCCTGGGGCTGTGCTGATTTACCTCTACGGAATGCCGGACAGCGCAGCCTTTCCATTTATCGTGGCGACCACTGTCATTCACTGGGGATATTACGTTTTGCTGAACGTGGCTTATCGCACCGGAGACTTGAGTGTCGTCTACCCGGTCGCGCGCGGAGTTGCCCCGGTCCTGATTGCTCTGGGGGCGCTGGTCTGGGCGGATGAACACCTGCCGATGATGGCCTGGATCGGGATCTTCGCCGTGTCCGGGGGGATCATGTTGCTGGCCGGTGAGACTTTCGCCGGTCAAGCGGCCCGCAGCGGTCTGGTGGCAGCTGTGGGCCTCGCCGTGGTGATTGCAAGCTACTCGATCGTCGACGGTATCGGCGTGCGGGTCTCGAATAATCCGGGGGGCTATATCGGCTGGATCTTTGCCGCCGAGATCTTTGTCGTGCTTTACATATTCGGCACGCGCTGGTCCCGGTTTCGCGTCATGTCGCCCAAGGCGATCTGGATCGGTCTGATCGGCGGGTTCGTCTCGGGCGCGGCCTACGGGCTGGTTCTGCTGGCAAAGACAACCGCCCCGCTTGGCATCGTGTCGGCCTTGCGCGAAACCTCGGTGATTTTTGCAGCCCTGATCGGTGTCCTGTGGTTTGCCGAAGGCCCGCGCCGCAACCGGATCGTAGCCGCAGTGGTCGTGGCCTCCGGCGTGGTCCTTTCGGTCGGCGCGAGGGGCTGA
- the phnY gene encoding phosphonoacetaldehyde dehydrogenase: protein MTKTDIRNEGMRIGGEVVFTDDVVEVLYPYTDEVIGTVPAGTAEHARKAFEIAANYKPKLSRYERSQILQRAGELIGERRDDLAKWLTLELGICHQHAIYETKRAQDVYQFAAAEAMKDDGEIFSCDLTHNGKARKIFTKREPVRTISAITPFNHPLNMVSHKIAPSIATNNCMVCKPTELTPLTCIALADILYEAGLPPEMFQVVTGMPQDIGDEMITNDNIDIITFTGGVPVGKIIAAKAGYKRQALELGGNDPLIICNDLSDAELDKAATIAVAGATGNSGQRCTAIKRILVQESVAEKFVPLVLEKAKKIKFGDPRDPETELGCVIHSQAAELFENRVLQAEKDGAKILYHPERRGALLPPIVVDHVPHDSELVMEETFGPIIPIVRVPDVDEEVMAISNSTDFGLSSGVCTNDLNRAIAYINGLDVGTCNIWEQPGYRIEMSPFGGIKDSGNGVKEGVIEAMKFFTNVKTYSLPWPE, encoded by the coding sequence ATGACGAAAACGGACATCCGCAACGAAGGCATGCGCATCGGTGGCGAGGTTGTCTTTACCGATGATGTGGTCGAGGTGCTCTATCCTTATACCGATGAGGTAATAGGCACCGTGCCCGCCGGGACCGCCGAACATGCCCGCAAGGCGTTCGAGATCGCGGCCAATTACAAACCCAAGCTGAGCCGCTACGAGCGCAGTCAGATCCTGCAGAGGGCAGGAGAATTGATCGGCGAAAGGCGCGACGATCTGGCGAAATGGCTGACGCTGGAGCTGGGCATCTGTCACCAGCATGCGATCTATGAAACCAAGCGGGCGCAGGATGTCTACCAATTCGCCGCGGCCGAGGCGATGAAGGACGATGGCGAGATCTTTTCCTGCGATCTGACGCACAACGGTAAGGCCCGAAAGATCTTCACCAAGCGCGAGCCGGTCCGCACGATCTCGGCGATCACGCCGTTCAACCACCCGCTGAACATGGTCAGCCACAAGATCGCGCCGTCGATCGCCACCAACAACTGCATGGTCTGCAAGCCTACGGAGCTGACGCCGCTGACCTGCATCGCGCTGGCGGACATCCTGTACGAGGCGGGTCTGCCGCCAGAGATGTTCCAGGTGGTGACCGGCATGCCGCAGGATATCGGCGATGAGATGATCACCAATGACAACATCGACATCATCACCTTTACCGGTGGGGTGCCGGTGGGTAAGATCATCGCTGCCAAGGCAGGCTACAAGCGGCAGGCGCTCGAGCTGGGCGGGAATGACCCGCTGATCATCTGCAATGATCTGTCTGACGCCGAACTCGACAAAGCCGCTACCATTGCCGTGGCCGGGGCCACCGGCAATTCGGGCCAACGCTGCACCGCTATCAAGCGCATCTTGGTACAGGAGAGCGTGGCCGAGAAATTCGTGCCGCTGGTGCTGGAAAAAGCCAAGAAGATCAAGTTTGGAGATCCGCGCGACCCGGAGACGGAACTGGGCTGCGTGATCCATTCGCAGGCGGCAGAGCTGTTCGAAAACAGGGTTCTACAGGCGGAAAAGGATGGCGCGAAGATCCTCTATCATCCGGAACGCCGCGGCGCTCTCCTGCCGCCGATTGTCGTGGACCATGTGCCCCATGACAGCGAACTGGTGATGGAAGAGACGTTTGGCCCGATCATCCCGATCGTTCGGGTGCCAGACGTTGATGAAGAGGTCATGGCGATCTCGAACTCGACCGATTTTGGACTGTCCTCGGGGGTTTGCACCAACGACCTGAATCGTGCGATTGCCTATATCAACGGTCTTGATGTCGGCACCTGCAACATCTGGGAACAGCCGGGTTACCGGATCGAGATGTCGCCTTTCGGTGGCATCAAGGACAGCGGAAACGGGGTCAAGGAAGGTGTCATCGAAGCGATGAAATTCTTCACCAACGTCAAGACCTACTCCCTGCCCTGGCCTGAATAG
- the phnA gene encoding phosphonoacetate hydrolase, whose protein sequence is MTITSPVEANDRTYSTPSTCAIAICLDGCEPEYLDKAIADGLMPTLKRMKEQGTDRLAHSVIPSFTNPNNLSIATGRPPIVHGICGNYLFEPDTGEEVMMNDVRFLRAPTIFAKFYEAGARVAVVTAKDKLRALLGAGLKFEDDRAKCFSAEKSDSSTRAEHGQEKASKWLGMAQPEVYSAELSEFVFAAGVKLLEEWKPDVMYLTTTDYVQHKYAPDQAEAKAFYEMFDKYLGQLDALGAAIVVTADHGMKPKHDANGAPQVIYVQDLLDEWLGEAAARVILPITDPYVVHHGALGGFGTAYLPEGAGVADIIAKLAAQPEILEVMTRSEAVGRFELPADRIGDIVMISTENMTIGTSEHRHDLAALNEPLRSHGGLTEQEVPFICNRVLDLPSAPVLRNFDAFFFATKAAALEEATA, encoded by the coding sequence ATGACCATCACTTCTCCGGTCGAGGCGAACGACCGCACCTATTCGACGCCCAGCACCTGTGCGATTGCGATCTGTCTTGATGGCTGTGAGCCAGAGTACCTGGACAAGGCAATCGCCGACGGGCTTATGCCGACGCTTAAGCGGATGAAGGAACAAGGCACGGATCGGCTTGCGCATTCGGTCATCCCCTCTTTCACCAACCCCAACAACCTCTCGATTGCCACCGGGCGTCCTCCGATTGTGCACGGGATCTGCGGCAACTATCTTTTTGAACCGGATACCGGTGAAGAGGTGATGATGAATGACGTGCGCTTTTTGCGCGCGCCGACAATCTTTGCCAAGTTCTACGAGGCCGGCGCCCGGGTGGCCGTCGTCACCGCCAAAGATAAGTTGCGGGCGTTGCTGGGCGCAGGTCTGAAATTCGAAGACGACCGTGCCAAATGCTTCTCGGCTGAGAAATCCGACAGCTCGACACGTGCCGAGCACGGACAGGAGAAAGCCAGCAAATGGCTGGGCATGGCACAGCCCGAGGTTTACTCGGCTGAGCTCTCGGAGTTTGTCTTCGCCGCCGGCGTGAAACTGCTCGAAGAGTGGAAACCCGATGTGATGTACCTGACCACCACGGATTACGTGCAACACAAATACGCCCCCGATCAGGCCGAAGCCAAGGCCTTCTACGAGATGTTCGACAAATACCTCGGTCAGCTCGACGCGCTGGGTGCGGCCATTGTCGTGACGGCCGATCACGGCATGAAGCCCAAGCATGACGCCAATGGCGCCCCTCAGGTGATTTACGTCCAGGACCTGCTGGACGAATGGCTAGGCGAAGCCGCCGCGCGTGTCATCCTGCCGATCACCGACCCTTATGTGGTGCACCACGGCGCGCTGGGTGGTTTCGGCACTGCCTATCTGCCAGAGGGCGCCGGCGTGGCGGACATCATCGCCAAACTCGCGGCACAGCCCGAAATTCTGGAGGTGATGACCCGCAGCGAGGCTGTCGGCCGTTTTGAGCTGCCTGCCGACCGGATCGGTGACATCGTGATGATCTCGACCGAGAACATGACCATTGGCACCTCCGAGCACCGACATGATCTGGCAGCCCTGAACGAGCCTCTGCGCAGCCACGGTGGCCTGACCGAACAGGAGGTTCCGTTTATTTGCAACCGGGTTCTGGATCTGCCCTCGGCGCCGGTCCTGCGCAACTTCGACGCCTTCTTCTTTGCAACAAAGGCGGCCGCTCTTGAAGAGGCAACGGCATGA